A genomic region of Solanum dulcamara chromosome 2, daSolDulc1.2, whole genome shotgun sequence contains the following coding sequences:
- the LOC129876297 gene encoding uncharacterized protein LOC129876297, whose translation MDTYGGGPLVMVIEYLESSMSEHLLCKFPDNSAYDFDYSQSSIWSPLVLPPPPLSSPVSDRRLSLGLTRKLSYEEDAGTGTFRVVTESIKRKFSSVLFDNLKIYKKLNKRKKNGFDFSPVPSSSKLASTTTTPRKGWAKVLKAASKHFKKKSKKKNNKDLFNCLTDSSATRVG comes from the exons ATGGATACTTATGGTGGTGGTCCATTAGTAATGGTGATTGAGTATTTGGAATCTTCAATGTCCGAACATCTTCTCTGCAAATTCCCCGACAATTCCGCTTACGATTTCGACTATTCTCAGAGCTCAATTTGGTCCCCTTTGGtccttcctcctcctcctctgtCTTCCCCTGTTTCTGACCGTAGGCTCAGTTTGGGTCTAACAAGAAAGTTGTCGTACGAGGAAGACGCTGGCACGGGCACTTTCAGGGTAGTGACTGAGAGTATTAAGAGGAAGTTCTCTAGTGTTCTTTTTGATAATctgaaaatatacaaaaagttgaacaagagaaagaaaaatggcTTTGATTTTTCTCCTGTACCATCTTCTTCTAAGCTCGCATCAACTACCACAACTCCAAGAAAG GGATGGGCTAAGGTGTTAAAAGCAGCTTCTAAACATTTCAAGAAGAAGAGcaagaagaagaataacaagGATCTTTTTAATTGCTTAACTGACAGTAGTGCTACAAGGGTGGGCTGA